From Pongo pygmaeus isolate AG05252 chromosome 22, NHGRI_mPonPyg2-v2.0_pri, whole genome shotgun sequence, one genomic window encodes:
- the LOC129027738 gene encoding LOW QUALITY PROTEIN: uncharacterized protein LOC129027738 (The sequence of the model RefSeq protein was modified relative to this genomic sequence to represent the inferred CDS: inserted 1 base in 1 codon; substituted 1 base at 1 genomic stop codon) — translation MRGLDQMENRGGRHLLLGEVVGHSALGAQPTQAANGDADELLELPALLQRLAGSGPCTTLRGHRITLAAALLLLSHRRQAQRRSMPXGAGVXARKPLSRECWTRSAPRRCLSQDAGRAGSRVCQSRPQTRGGVGKSRGDGGKKPRRRGQKTAKTAAAGTKSRKKPRRRRGQEAAAEKTCGGGDKKPRRRGQKAAKSRGGGGKKQRRRGPKAAAAGGWGQKDAKSLRGRGKSRGGGGRKQRQRGQKAAEAKTRVGPGQNSGNVVEGQHSLAFLECDVEGKVQRKTKKDVSRLDSVQLRTQMIS, via the exons ATGAGAGGGCTGGACCAGATGGAAAATCGGGG CGGTCGGCATCTCCTGCTGGGTGAGGTCGTTGGACACAGCGCACTTGGTGCGCAGCCCACGCAGGCTGCCAATGGAGATGCGGATGAGCTTCTGGAGCTGCCCGCACTGCTGCAGCGCCTGGCTGGCAGCGGCCCCTGCACCACCCTCCGAGGTCACCGCATCACCCTCGCTGCCGCCCTCCTCCTTCTCTCGCATCGCCGCCAGGCGCAGCGCCGCTCTATGC GGGGCGCGGGCGTGTAGGCAAGGAAACCCCTGAGCCGGGAGTGCTGGACCAGGAGCGCCCCTCGGCGCTGCCTGAGCCAGGACGCCGGTAGAGCTGGCAGCCGAGTCTGCCAATCCCGCCCTCAGACCCGCGGCGGCGTGGGAAAAAGCCGCGGTGACGGGGGCAAAAAGCCGCGGCGGCGGGGGCAAAAAACTGCAAAAACCGCGGCGGCGGGGACAAAAAGCCGCAAAAagccgcggcggcggcgggggcaaGAAGCCGCTGCGGAAAAAACCTGCGGCGGCGGTGACAAAAAGCCTCGGCGGCGGGGGCAAAAAGCCGCAAAAAGCCGTGGCGGCGGGGGCAAAAAGCAACGGAGGCGGGGGCCGAAAGCTGCGGCggcagggggttgggggcaaAAAGACGCGAAAAGCCTCCGCGGCCGGGGAAAAAGCCGCGGGGGCGGGGGCAGAAAGCAGCGGCAGCGGGGGCAAAAGGCAGCGGAGGCAAAAACCCGCGTTGGCCCGGGGCAAAATAGTGGAAATGTGGTAGAAGGCCAGCACAGCTTGGCATTCCTGgagtgtgatgtggaaggaaaagtgCAGCGGAAGACAAAAAAAGATGTAAGTAGACTTGACTCAGTGCAGCTAAGAACCCAGATGATATCTTGA